A genome region from Triticum aestivum cultivar Chinese Spring chromosome 2B, IWGSC CS RefSeq v2.1, whole genome shotgun sequence includes the following:
- the LOC123047405 gene encoding acrosomal protein SP-10 — MSRSGCLAVLLLLVLAARAAAAIKPLEEEPQGGKWTDQLTAGAAIKPSEEQPQDGKLADHVAAGAAIRPSEEQPQDGKRLTARAAITPSEEQPQDGKRLTARAAITPSEEQPQGGVRAGHLTAAKGLLGEEPAARLAYVRTEEKKDSEEAATMPLEGMKPGGGVAIQQGGDPGTVPSASSGSGEHAKEESGEHAGKEGSSSTSKEGEKSAKSCLTKEECHKKRLLCGKGCTMSAHAKCAAKCSKSCIATC; from the coding sequence ATGTCTCGCTCCGGGTGCCTCGCGGTGCTGCTGCTCCTGGTGCTCGCCGCCAGGGCGGCCGCGGCGATCAAGCCACTGGAGGAGGAGCCGCAGGGCGGCAAGTGGACGGACCAGCTCACGGCGGGAGCGGCGATCAAGCCGTCGGAGGAGCAGCCGCAGGACGGCAAGCTGGCGGACCACGTCGCGGCGGGAGCGGCGATCAGGCCATCGGAGGAGCAGCCGCAGGACGGCAAGCGCCTCACGGCGAGAGCGGCGATCACGCCATCGGAGGAGCAGCCGCAGGACGGCAAGCGCCTCACGGCGAGAGCGGCGATCACGCCATCGGAGGAGCAGCCGCAGGGCGGCGTGCGGGCGGGCCACCTCACGGCGGCCAAGGGCCTGCTGGGGGAGGAGCCCGCCGCGCGGCTGGCGTACGTCCGGACGGAGGAGAAGAAGGACAGCGAGGAGGCGGCGACGATGCCGTTGGAGGGGATGAAGCCCGGCGGCGGCGTGGCGATCCAGCAGGGCGGCGACCCGGGCACGGTGCCGTCGGCGTCGTCGGGGAGCGGCGAGCACGCGAAGGAGgagagcggcgagcacgccggcaAGGAGGGGAGCAGCAGCACCAGCAAGGAGGGGGAGAAGTCGGCCAAGAGCTGCCTGACCAAGGAGGAGTGCCACAAGAAGCGCCTGCTCTGCGGCAAGGGCTGCACCATGTCCGCCCACGCCAAGTGCGCCGCCAAGTGCTCCAAGTCCTGCATCGCCACCTGCTAg
- the LOC123047406 gene encoding pyruvate kinase, cytosolic isozyme — protein MANIDMAAVLADMDRDAAADARTPRTKLVCTLGPASRSVPMLEKLLRAGMNVARFNFSHGTHEYHKETLDALRQAMHNTGILCAVMLDTKGPEIRTGFLKDGKPIKLTKGQEITVSTDYDIKGDTNTISMSYKKLPQDVKPGHVILCADGTISLSVLSCDPAAGTVRCRCENTAMLGERKNCNLPGIVVDLPTLTEKDKEDILGWGVPNDIDMIALSFVRKGSDLVTVRQLLGQHAKRIKLMSKVENQEGIVNFDDILRETDAFMVARGDLGMEIPVEKIFLAQKMMIYKCNLAGKPVVTATQMLESMIKSPRPTRAEATDVANAVLDGTDCVMLSGESAAGAYPEVAVKIMARICVEAESSLDNDAVFKEMIKAAPLPMSPLESLASSAVRTANKARATLIVVLTRGGTTAKLVAKYRPRVPILSVVVPVLTTDSFDWTVSSEGPARHSLIYRGLIPLLAEGSAKATDSESTEEILQAALKSAVKKQLCKAGDAVVVLHRIGVASVIKICTVK, from the exons ATGGCGAACATCGACATGGCGGCGGTGCTGGCGGACATGGACCGGGACGCGGCGGCGGACGCGCGGACGCCGCGGACCAAGCTCGTGTGCACGCTCGGCCCGGCCTCCCGCTCCGTGCCCATGCTCGAGAAGCTGCTCCGCGCCGGGATGAACGTCGCGCGCTTCAACTTCTCCCACGGCACCCACGAGTACCACAAGGAGACCCTCGACGCCCTCCGCCAGGCCATGCACAACACCGGCATCCTCTGCGCCGTCATGCTCGACACCAAG GGACCTGAGATTCGTACTGGATTTTTGAAGGATGGTAAACCAATCAAACTGACAAAGGGTCAAGAAATCACTGTTTCCACTGACTACGATATCAAGGGCGACACGAACACCATCTCCATGAGCTACAAGAAACTTCCTCAGGATGTGAAGCCTGGGCATGTCATACTATGTGCTGATGGTACCATCTCCTTGTCTGTTCTGTCTTGCGACCCAGCAGCTGGAACTGTCAGATGTAGGTGTGAGAACACTGCAATGCTTGGAGAGAGGAAGAATTGTAATCTGCCAGGAATTGTCGTGGACCTTCCTACGCTGACGGAGAAGGATAAGGAGGACATTTTGGGATGGGGTGTGCCTAATGACATTGACATGATTGCTTTGTCATTTGTCCGCAAAGGATCAGATTTGGTGACCGTCAGGCAGCTTCTTGGACAGCATGCAAAGCGCATCAAGTTAATGTCAAAG GTTGAAAACCAAGAGGGCATTGTAAACTTTGATGACATTCTGAGGGAAACCGATGCCTTTATGGTTGCCAGAGGTGATCTTGGAATGGAGATTCCAGTTGAGAAGATATTCCTTGCACAGAAAATGATGATCTACAAGTGCAACCTTGCTGGCAAGCCTGTGGTCACAGCGACCCAGATGCTTGAGTCAATGATCAAGTCCCCGAGGCCAACCCGTGCCGAGGCTACTGACGTCGCAAATGCGGTGCTTGATGGAACTGACTGTGTCATGCTCAGTGGTGAAAGCGCTGCCGGAGCATACCCTGAGGTGGCTGTGAAGATCATGGCGCGCATCTGCGTGGAGGCGGAGTCTTCCCTGGACAACGACGCCGTCTTCAAGGAGATGATCAAGGCCGCGCCCCTCCCGATGAGCCCGCTGGAGTCCCTCGCGTCCTCGGCCGTGCGAACCGCCAACAAGGCCAGGGCCACTCTGATCGTCGTCCTGACCCGTGGCGGCACCACGGCGAAGCTGGTGGCCAAGTACCGGCCCAGGGTGCCGATCCTGTCGGTGGTCGTCCCGGTGCTGACGACCGACTCGTTCGACTGGACCGTCAGCTCCGAGGGCCCCGCCAGGCACAGCCTGATCTACAGGGGCCTGATCCCGCTCCTCGCCGAGGGCTCCGCCAAGGCCACCGACTCGGAGTCGACGGAGGAGATCCTCCAGGCGGCGCTCAAGTCGGCCGTGAAGAAGCAGCTCTGCAAGGCTGGTGACGCCGTCGTCGTCCTGCACCGCATCGGCGTCGCCTCCGTCATCAAGATCTGCACCGTCAAGTGA